One Acidimicrobiales bacterium DNA segment encodes these proteins:
- a CDS encoding MMPL family transporter yields the protein MVARVGRWCHENRWKAIGIWCGSLLLLVAGVVTLGNGFDAEQSIPGSETEDGFEILDEYFGGVGNGLSGQIVFVADQGVDDPAVVEAMSAMFAATDDIEFVTVGSPYEGLGGGIAPNGTIGFADVNLDREVSQEESGAIGDEIAALIPDLDGLTVEIGGEALAVFEPPETELIGIAFAIIILILATGSVLAMGITIGSAVIGVGGGVLLTMLVSNITKGPQFATTLAVMVGLGVGIDYALFILNRYRDLIHEGNEPVDAITKAMATSGRAVLFAGITVVLSLLGLVAIGLPFVTGLGVSASTTVLVALISSLTLLPAMLGFGAGRLEQTRVRGIMAAALAAVGLLGIGLGAAPLAAAFGLAALVLVAGFFVPALRRPLPPRRVKPLRETIAYRWSRMVQSRPWTGALAGTALLLVLTAPVLGLRLGFSDEGNFAEDTTTRRAYDLLADGFGPGFNGPFLVAAKTNAASDGPRIQALADTLAADPGVAAVFGPIPDNPGDPSAAEAFILRVIPTTAPQDLATEDLVGRLRGTVIPSAVGDSTLEVYLTGGTAASIDFSDYLAERTPVFFGAVLAVSFLLLMAVFRSLLVPLKAVIMNLLSISAAYGVVVAVFQWGWLSTFTHVQPAPIEPFIPMMMFAIVFGLSMDYEVFLISRIREEYDRTGDPVESVADGLAGTARVITAAAAIMAVVFGSFLLEDDRVIQVFGTGLASAIVLDATLVRMLLVPATMELLGSRNWWIPGWLDRLLPRIELEGPAAHG from the coding sequence ATGGTTGCACGGGTCGGTCGCTGGTGTCATGAGAATCGATGGAAAGCGATCGGGATCTGGTGCGGGTCGTTGCTGCTGCTCGTCGCCGGAGTCGTGACGCTCGGCAACGGCTTCGACGCAGAGCAGTCGATCCCGGGGTCGGAGACGGAGGACGGCTTCGAGATCCTCGACGAGTACTTCGGCGGCGTCGGCAACGGGCTGAGCGGCCAGATCGTCTTCGTTGCCGATCAGGGGGTCGACGACCCTGCGGTCGTCGAGGCGATGTCGGCCATGTTCGCCGCGACCGACGACATCGAGTTCGTCACCGTGGGATCTCCCTACGAGGGCCTCGGTGGCGGCATCGCTCCCAACGGCACGATCGGCTTCGCCGACGTCAACCTCGACCGCGAGGTGAGCCAGGAGGAGTCCGGCGCCATCGGCGACGAGATCGCCGCCCTCATCCCAGATCTCGACGGTCTCACCGTCGAGATCGGCGGCGAGGCGCTCGCCGTTTTCGAACCGCCCGAGACCGAACTGATCGGCATCGCGTTCGCGATCATCATCCTGATCCTCGCCACGGGCTCAGTGCTGGCCATGGGCATCACGATCGGGTCGGCCGTCATCGGTGTGGGCGGAGGCGTGCTGTTGACGATGCTCGTCTCGAACATCACCAAGGGCCCGCAGTTCGCGACGACGTTGGCTGTCATGGTCGGACTCGGCGTCGGCATCGACTATGCCCTCTTCATCCTCAACCGCTACCGCGATCTGATCCACGAGGGGAACGAGCCGGTCGACGCCATCACGAAGGCCATGGCCACATCGGGCCGGGCCGTCCTCTTCGCCGGCATCACCGTCGTGTTGTCCCTGCTCGGGCTCGTCGCGATCGGGCTGCCGTTCGTCACCGGGCTCGGGGTCTCGGCGTCGACCACGGTGCTCGTCGCACTCATCTCGTCGCTGACGCTCCTCCCCGCCATGCTCGGGTTCGGCGCCGGCCGCCTCGAGCAGACCCGCGTGCGCGGCATCATGGCCGCGGCCCTGGCCGCCGTGGGCCTGCTCGGTATCGGCCTCGGGGCGGCGCCGCTGGCCGCCGCGTTCGGGCTCGCCGCGCTGGTGCTGGTCGCCGGGTTCTTCGTTCCCGCCCTGCGACGGCCCCTGCCGCCCCGGCGGGTCAAGCCCCTGCGCGAGACCATCGCGTATCGGTGGAGCCGGATGGTGCAGTCACGTCCGTGGACCGGAGCACTCGCCGGTACCGCGCTGCTCCTGGTCCTGACCGCTCCCGTCCTCGGCCTCCGCCTCGGCTTCTCCGACGAGGGGAACTTCGCCGAGGACACGACCACTCGACGGGCCTACGATCTACTTGCCGACGGGTTCGGCCCGGGCTTCAACGGTCCCTTCCTGGTCGCAGCGAAGACCAACGCCGCCTCCGACGGGCCCCGGATACAGGCGCTCGCCGACACGCTCGCCGCCGATCCCGGCGTTGCCGCCGTGTTCGGGCCGATCCCCGACAACCCCGGCGACCCGTCCGCCGCCGAGGCCTTCATCCTCCGGGTGATTCCCACCACGGCACCCCAGGACCTCGCGACCGAAGACCTGGTCGGTCGCCTCCGCGGCACGGTGATCCCCTCGGCCGTCGGCGACTCCACGCTCGAGGTGTACCTCACCGGCGGCACCGCGGCGAGCATCGACTTCAGCGACTATCTGGCCGAGCGGACTCCCGTGTTCTTCGGCGCGGTCCTGGCAGTGTCGTTCCTCCTGCTCATGGCGGTCTTCCGTTCCCTGCTGGTACCGCTGAAGGCGGTGATCATGAACCTTCTGTCGATCAGCGCGGCCTACGGCGTGGTCGTGGCCGTGTTCCAGTGGGGTTGGCTCAGCACCTTCACCCACGTGCAGCCTGCGCCGATCGAACCGTTCATCCCCATGATGATGTTCGCCATCGTCTTCGGCCTGTCGATGGACTACGAGGTGTTCCTCATCTCCCGCATCCGCGAGGAGTACGACCGTACCGGCGACCCGGTCGAGTCGGTGGCCGACGGGCTCGCCGGCACGGCCCGCGTCATCACCGCAGCGGCCGCGATCATGGCCGTGGTGTTCGGCAGCTTCCTGCTCGAGGACGATCGCGTGATCCAGGTGTTCGGCACCGGCCTCGCCTCGGCCATCGTGCTCGACGCGACACTCGTGCGCATGCTCCTCGTGCCGGCCACGATGGAACTCCTGGGGTCTCGCAACTGGTGGATTCCCGGCTGGCTCGACCGCCTGCTCCCCCGCATCGAGCTCGAGGGTCCGGCGGCGCACGGCTGA
- a CDS encoding HAD-IG family 5'-nucleotidase — MTDPTPRLPPSRGLFCNRTLNLRGVRAIGYDMDYTLIHYFVDEWERAAFEHAREVLAGEGWPVADLTFDPDAFTLGLTFDLELGNLVKATRFGYTVRAQHGDSVLSFRELRDTYYGTVVELGEDRFEFMNTLFELSRASLWCQLVALHDRSPLPGISSYAHLYRAIDIALGTVHTDGSLKAAIVAEPERFVDLDPGLVPTLQDQRLAGKQLLLITNSEWSYTQFMMSWSFDRFMPEGETWRDLFDVVIVAAAKPRFFSEVGPIYQIVDEARGLLEPHFGPLEAGIVYHGGNARMVEQSLGHDPSQFLYVGDHLFGDVHVTKDILRWRTTLIARELEAEVDAADEFRDDSHALGNLMEEKVRREREHSRLRMARRHRVVAGEPHDKIDAAVEAAAAAVAEVDERIAPLARAATEQGNVVWGPLMRAGVDKSLFARQVEKYADVYTSRVSNFRAETPYGYLRAARGSLPHDAATP; from the coding sequence GTGACCGATCCGACCCCTCGCCTGCCTCCATCCCGGGGACTGTTCTGCAATCGCACGCTGAACCTCCGCGGCGTGCGCGCGATCGGCTACGACATGGACTACACGCTCATCCACTACTTCGTCGACGAGTGGGAGCGCGCCGCGTTCGAACACGCACGCGAAGTACTGGCCGGCGAGGGATGGCCGGTCGCCGACCTGACCTTCGATCCCGATGCCTTCACCCTCGGCCTCACGTTCGATCTCGAACTCGGCAACCTCGTGAAGGCGACACGCTTCGGCTACACGGTGCGGGCCCAGCACGGCGATTCGGTGCTGTCGTTCCGGGAGCTGCGCGACACGTACTACGGCACCGTCGTCGAGCTGGGCGAGGATCGCTTCGAGTTCATGAACACGCTGTTCGAGCTGAGCCGTGCGTCGCTGTGGTGCCAGCTCGTGGCCCTCCACGACCGATCGCCGCTTCCGGGTATCAGCAGCTACGCCCACCTCTATCGCGCCATCGACATCGCACTCGGCACCGTCCACACCGACGGTTCCTTGAAGGCGGCGATCGTCGCCGAACCCGAACGATTCGTCGATCTCGACCCGGGTCTCGTGCCGACGCTGCAGGACCAGCGCCTCGCGGGCAAGCAACTGCTCCTCATCACGAACTCCGAGTGGAGCTACACCCAGTTCATGATGAGCTGGTCGTTCGACCGGTTCATGCCCGAAGGCGAGACCTGGCGCGACCTGTTCGACGTCGTGATCGTCGCCGCGGCCAAGCCCCGGTTCTTCTCCGAAGTCGGCCCGATCTATCAAATCGTCGACGAAGCCCGCGGCTTGCTCGAGCCGCACTTCGGCCCGCTCGAAGCCGGCATCGTGTACCACGGCGGCAACGCCCGCATGGTCGAACAGAGCCTCGGTCACGATCCGTCACAGTTCCTCTATGTCGGCGACCACCTGTTCGGCGATGTCCACGTGACCAAGGACATCCTCCGGTGGCGGACCACACTCATCGCCCGCGAGCTCGAGGCCGAGGTCGACGCGGCCGACGAGTTCCGCGACGACAGCCACGCCCTTGGAAACCTGATGGAGGAGAAGGTCCGTCGCGAGCGGGAGCATTCACGGCTGCGGATGGCCCGCCGTCACCGCGTGGTCGCCGGAGAACCACACGACAAGATCGACGCCGCCGTCGAGGCCGCGGCCGCAGCCGTCGCCGAGGTCGACGAGCGGATCGCTCCGCTCGCCCGGGCGGCGACCGAACAGGGCAATGTCGTCTGGGGTCCGTTGATGCGCGCCGGTGTCGACAAGAGCCTGTTCGCCCGCCAGGTCGAGAAGTACGCCGACGTCTACACCAGCAGGGTCAGCAACTTCCGGGCCGAGACCCCCTACGGCTACCTTCGGGCCGCCCGCGGCTCGCTCCCGCACGACGCCGCCACGCCCTGA
- a CDS encoding PPOX class F420-dependent oxidoreductase has protein sequence MDISAALDRLAGHKNAVLITLRRDGRAQSSDIVYVVDGEAIKISATDDRAKTRNLRRDNRAVLHFTDPASWSYLSIDAIAEVSPVAAASDDATVDALVGLYRAIAGEHDDWDAYRAAMVDDGRCIVTLHPQSVTGQLN, from the coding sequence ATGGACATCTCCGCCGCACTCGACCGACTCGCCGGCCACAAGAACGCGGTGTTGATCACCCTGCGGCGCGACGGCCGCGCCCAGTCGTCCGACATCGTCTATGTCGTCGACGGCGAGGCCATCAAGATCTCGGCGACCGACGATCGGGCCAAGACGCGCAACCTCCGACGCGACAACCGGGCGGTACTGCACTTCACCGACCCGGCCTCATGGTCGTATCTCTCCATCGACGCGATCGCCGAGGTGTCACCGGTCGCCGCGGCGTCCGACGACGCGACCGTCGACGCCCTCGTCGGCCTCTATCGGGCGATCGCCGGCGAACACGACGACTGGGACGCGTACCGCGCCGCGATGGTCGACGACGGCCGATGCATCGTCACCCTCCACCCCCAGTCGGTGACCGGCCAGCTGAACTGA
- the dinB gene encoding DNA polymerase IV, producing the protein MPTPRRGATILHADLDAFYASVEQRDDPRLRGRPVIVGGGVVLACSYEAKERGVRSAMNGGQARLLCPDAVVVEPRMEAYAEASAAVFARFHDVTPFVEPISIDEAFLDVSGAEHLFGPAAEIAARLRTRVLVDVGLPLSVGVARTKFLAKVASAQAKPDGMLVVEPGRELEFLHPLPVEVLWGVGPVTATKLHDHGVDTVGDLAGSGRADLQGYLGPHAGRHLRDLAHNLDPRPVDTARRDRSMGAQRALGNRVRTRDELRRELLALAEKVAARLRTADRVARTITVRYRTQDMVHESRSRTLPEPTQRSGLLVATADELLLDLLDGPHGPGGALGRKGCTLIGITCSGLGRPDAIQLALRFPEEGRATDELDRMVDDIRDRWGRRAVGRASLIDHSDGVPSLIRPTALDAPSGITGVSTAHRR; encoded by the coding sequence ATGCCCACACCCCGACGAGGCGCCACCATCCTCCACGCCGATCTCGACGCGTTCTACGCGTCGGTGGAGCAGCGCGACGATCCCCGACTGCGGGGACGTCCGGTGATCGTCGGCGGCGGTGTGGTCCTCGCCTGCAGCTATGAGGCCAAGGAGCGCGGCGTGCGTTCCGCGATGAACGGCGGCCAGGCTCGCCTGCTCTGCCCCGACGCAGTCGTGGTCGAGCCCCGAATGGAGGCCTACGCCGAGGCGTCCGCGGCGGTGTTCGCTCGCTTCCACGACGTCACGCCGTTCGTCGAGCCGATCTCGATCGACGAGGCGTTCCTCGATGTCAGCGGAGCCGAGCACCTCTTCGGCCCTGCGGCGGAGATCGCCGCCCGGTTGCGGACCCGAGTGCTCGTCGATGTCGGCCTCCCACTGTCCGTCGGCGTTGCCCGCACCAAGTTCCTGGCCAAGGTCGCCAGCGCCCAGGCGAAGCCCGATGGGATGCTGGTCGTCGAACCCGGACGAGAGCTCGAGTTTCTGCATCCCTTGCCGGTCGAGGTGCTCTGGGGCGTGGGCCCGGTGACGGCCACGAAGCTCCACGACCACGGCGTCGACACCGTCGGCGATCTCGCCGGCAGCGGCCGGGCCGACCTCCAGGGGTATCTCGGTCCCCACGCCGGCCGTCACCTGCGCGACCTCGCCCACAATCTCGATCCGCGGCCTGTCGACACGGCGCGCCGCGACCGCTCGATGGGCGCCCAGCGGGCCCTCGGCAACCGGGTCCGCACCCGCGACGAGCTCCGGCGCGAGTTGCTCGCCCTGGCCGAGAAGGTGGCCGCCCGGCTCCGCACGGCCGACCGTGTCGCCCGCACCATCACCGTCCGCTATCGCACCCAGGACATGGTCCACGAGAGTCGGTCGCGCACGCTGCCCGAGCCGACACAGCGCTCCGGCCTGCTCGTCGCCACGGCCGACGAGTTGCTGCTCGACCTCCTCGACGGGCCGCACGGCCCCGGCGGCGCGCTCGGACGCAAGGGTTGCACCCTGATCGGGATCACCTGTTCGGGCCTGGGTCGACCGGATGCGATCCAGCTCGCCCTGCGATTCCCCGAAGAGGGTCGGGCGACCGATGAGCTCGACCGTATGGTCGACGACATCCGCGATCGGTGGGGTCGGCGCGCCGTCGGCCGCGCGTCGCTCATCGACCACTCCGACGGGGTGCCGTCGCTGATCCGACCGACCGCGCTCGACGCCCCCTCGGGCATCACGGGCGTTTCCACGGCGCACCGGCGGTGA
- a CDS encoding enoyl-CoA hydratase, with product MINDGLRFSFDGEIERITLAEPDKRNALGLSKMQALTAHLRAIDTSGSASVVVIDADGPAFSAGHDLGEMCGIDLEGSKAIFDACVDLMTTIHEIRQPVIAAVDGIATAAGCQLVASCDLAIATESSTFATPGVRIGLFCSTPMVPISRAVGAKRAMQMLLTGNPISASTAADWGLVNSVVPAGELDSAVDALAADIVRWSSQTVAVGKAAFYDQIGRAEADAYDVAKRVMSANAVDPVAQEGINAFLEKRAPDWPT from the coding sequence ATGATCAACGACGGCCTCCGGTTCTCCTTCGACGGCGAGATCGAGAGGATCACGTTGGCCGAACCCGACAAGCGCAACGCGCTCGGCCTGTCGAAGATGCAGGCGCTCACCGCGCATCTCCGGGCCATCGACACCTCCGGTTCGGCATCGGTCGTGGTCATCGACGCCGACGGGCCCGCCTTCTCGGCCGGCCACGACCTCGGTGAGATGTGCGGTATCGACCTCGAAGGATCGAAGGCGATCTTCGATGCCTGCGTGGACCTGATGACCACGATCCACGAGATCCGCCAGCCGGTCATCGCCGCGGTCGACGGCATCGCAACGGCGGCCGGCTGCCAGCTCGTCGCGTCCTGTGATCTGGCGATCGCCACCGAGTCGTCCACCTTCGCCACGCCCGGGGTCCGCATCGGTCTGTTCTGCTCCACCCCGATGGTGCCGATCTCGCGGGCTGTCGGGGCCAAGCGCGCCATGCAGATGCTGCTCACCGGCAACCCGATCTCGGCGTCCACGGCGGCCGACTGGGGGCTCGTCAACTCGGTGGTTCCGGCGGGCGAGCTCGACAGCGCGGTCGACGCGTTGGCGGCCGACATCGTCCGCTGGTCGTCGCAGACCGTCGCCGTCGGCAAGGCGGCGTTCTACGACCAGATCGGCCGGGCCGAAGCCGATGCCTACGACGTGGCCAAGCGGGTCATGAGTGCGAACGCGGTCGATCCCGTGGCCCAGGAGGGCATCAACGCCTTTCTCGAGAAGCGAGCACCGGACTGGCCGACATGA
- a CDS encoding DUF2277 domain-containing protein — MCRNITTLRGLEPVATEEEILAAARQYCRKVSGVQKVSASTEEAFERAVAVIAEATTDLIDALPPRKVPPKSEPPLRRIARSA; from the coding sequence ATGTGCCGCAACATCACCACACTGCGGGGCCTCGAACCCGTCGCCACCGAAGAAGAGATCCTCGCCGCCGCCCGCCAGTACTGCCGCAAGGTCAGCGGTGTGCAGAAGGTCTCGGCGTCGACCGAGGAGGCCTTCGAGCGGGCCGTCGCCGTCATCGCCGAGGCCACGACCGACCTCATCGACGCCCTGCCGCCCCGGAAGGTCCCGCCGAAGAGCGAACCGCCGCTTCGCCGTATCGCCCGATCGGCCTGA
- a CDS encoding ATP-dependent DNA helicase UvrD2 gives MIACGHCGGRHATVAEVRTCSAEPGAAPAAESAPATRSGPSATGRPPQRTAPTVTLVADWTHLAGPAALARNLVVLPGDAAPEPWADALRIVVDDSPDALSKLRDARHLRQRVVIELASELPPADPVLDVDYWHLAPETDLDGELLRHLVLSHSVDARDPSAPTITEVSAAVAAGATVRTTGPGDIDTANGPAWVDGGPLDWFDPDELGAPVVPAVHLRIGSLQALGTGRPEADLAADQLAAVSHGGGGARIIAPAGSGKTRVLTERARHLVKDRGIDPSAICMVAFNVRAREEMQERTTDLPGLEIRTLNSLALAILAGRGPFVAPAGRRAPRVIDEREIRRVLDDLVGGRRQAMADPMAVWLEALTATRLGLRSPSAVEQEFGGDVRDFANVVPEFRARLARAGVVDFDEQILGAIEVLCTDPMARAAARRACGVLLVDEFQDLTPAHVLLIRLLAGPTADVFGVGDDDQTIYGYAGASPSWLIDFADLFPGSGAHDLRVNYRCPPTVVAAAATLLTHNRRRITKTIEAAPGRPTEAGELEIATDTDPLAATVERVVQLVEGGVRPADIAVLTRVNATLLGPMLLLGEAGIPTSSPVDAHFLERTGVAGALAWLRVAVAPEQALPAAALETAVRRPPRGISRRLAEWVGEQRSPHQIEQLAGRLNQPRDTDKILGFADDVRMIRELADSGADTGSLLAAIRDRVGLGQALDSRLDASRRSVDRSAHGDDLAALLAVAAAQPDPTEFPSWLADRLGAAQPDWAGVRLSTIHRVKGREWPHVIVHDATAGLMPHRLAADREEERRVFHVAVTRGSERVLITSAQPPSPFIAQLRTARDPEADPEPELRPARSSSAPSTRSRAVPEVGGLVEASLREQLKTWRTATAKAAGVPAYVVCNDATLYDLARLRPIDDDELLAVPGIGPVKVEKYGADILAIIENALDAS, from the coding sequence ATGATCGCCTGCGGACACTGCGGTGGACGCCACGCCACCGTCGCCGAAGTACGCACGTGCTCGGCCGAGCCCGGCGCGGCTCCCGCTGCCGAGTCCGCCCCAGCGACCAGGTCGGGCCCGTCGGCGACCGGTCGACCACCGCAGCGCACCGCCCCCACGGTCACACTCGTCGCCGACTGGACACACCTCGCCGGGCCGGCCGCTCTCGCCCGCAACCTCGTCGTGCTCCCGGGCGACGCGGCTCCCGAACCCTGGGCCGACGCGCTGCGGATCGTCGTCGACGACTCCCCCGACGCGCTGTCGAAGCTCCGAGACGCTCGTCACCTCCGCCAGCGGGTCGTGATCGAGCTGGCGAGCGAACTCCCTCCGGCCGATCCGGTGCTCGACGTCGACTACTGGCATCTCGCTCCGGAGACCGATCTCGACGGTGAGCTCCTGCGGCACCTGGTGCTCAGCCACTCGGTCGATGCCCGCGACCCCTCCGCACCGACCATCACCGAGGTGAGTGCCGCCGTGGCGGCCGGGGCGACCGTGCGCACGACCGGTCCCGGCGACATCGACACCGCCAACGGTCCGGCATGGGTCGACGGCGGGCCACTCGACTGGTTCGACCCCGACGAGCTGGGAGCACCCGTGGTGCCCGCGGTCCATCTGCGCATCGGCTCGTTGCAGGCGTTGGGCACCGGTCGGCCCGAGGCCGACCTCGCCGCCGACCAGCTCGCCGCCGTCAGCCACGGCGGTGGCGGCGCCCGGATCATCGCGCCGGCCGGTTCGGGCAAGACCCGGGTCCTGACCGAACGGGCCCGCCATCTCGTGAAGGACCGGGGGATCGACCCGTCGGCCATCTGCATGGTCGCGTTCAACGTCCGCGCCCGCGAGGAGATGCAGGAGCGCACCACCGATCTGCCCGGCCTCGAGATCCGCACCCTCAACTCCCTGGCGCTCGCGATCCTGGCCGGCCGCGGGCCGTTCGTCGCCCCGGCCGGTCGTCGTGCACCGAGGGTCATCGACGAGCGCGAGATCCGCCGGGTGCTCGACGACCTCGTCGGTGGTCGCCGCCAGGCGATGGCCGATCCGATGGCGGTCTGGCTGGAGGCACTCACCGCCACCCGTCTGGGCCTCCGCTCGCCGAGTGCGGTCGAGCAGGAGTTCGGTGGCGACGTCCGCGACTTCGCCAACGTGGTTCCCGAGTTCCGCGCCCGTCTGGCGCGAGCCGGCGTCGTCGACTTCGACGAACAGATCCTCGGCGCGATCGAGGTGCTCTGCACCGATCCGATGGCGAGAGCGGCGGCTCGGCGGGCGTGTGGCGTCCTCCTCGTCGACGAGTTCCAGGACCTCACCCCCGCTCATGTCCTGCTCATCCGCCTCCTGGCGGGCCCGACCGCCGACGTGTTCGGCGTCGGCGACGACGACCAGACGATCTACGGCTACGCAGGGGCGTCGCCCTCGTGGCTGATCGACTTCGCCGACCTCTTCCCCGGCAGTGGCGCCCACGACCTGCGGGTCAACTACCGGTGTCCACCGACCGTCGTCGCCGCGGCCGCGACGCTGCTCACCCACAACCGGCGGCGCATCACCAAGACCATCGAAGCGGCCCCGGGGCGTCCGACCGAGGCAGGGGAGCTCGAGATCGCAACAGACACCGATCCGCTCGCGGCCACCGTCGAGCGGGTCGTGCAACTCGTCGAGGGTGGCGTGCGACCGGCCGACATCGCGGTGTTGACCCGGGTCAACGCCACACTGCTCGGCCCCATGCTCCTGCTCGGCGAGGCGGGGATCCCCACGAGTTCGCCCGTCGACGCCCACTTCCTCGAGCGCACCGGAGTCGCCGGCGCGCTCGCGTGGCTGCGGGTCGCCGTCGCCCCCGAACAGGCGCTGCCCGCCGCGGCACTCGAGACCGCGGTCCGTCGGCCGCCCCGTGGCATCAGCCGTCGCCTGGCCGAATGGGTCGGCGAGCAGCGCAGCCCCCACCAGATCGAACAGCTCGCGGGCCGGTTGAACCAGCCGCGCGACACCGACAAGATCCTCGGGTTCGCCGACGACGTGCGGATGATCCGCGAGCTCGCCGACAGTGGAGCCGACACCGGGAGTCTGCTCGCGGCGATCCGCGATCGTGTCGGGCTGGGCCAGGCGCTGGATTCGCGCCTCGATGCCAGCCGGCGTTCGGTCGACCGCAGTGCCCACGGCGACGACCTGGCCGCCCTGCTGGCCGTCGCGGCCGCCCAACCCGACCCGACCGAGTTCCCGTCGTGGCTGGCCGACCGCCTCGGTGCCGCCCAGCCCGACTGGGCCGGCGTCCGCCTGTCGACGATCCATCGGGTCAAGGGCCGCGAGTGGCCACACGTCATCGTCCACGACGCCACCGCCGGCCTCATGCCCCACCGCCTCGCCGCCGACCGAGAGGAGGAGCGGCGGGTCTTCCATGTGGCGGTCACCCGTGGCAGCGAGCGGGTGCTGATCACTTCGGCCCAACCCCCGTCGCCGTTCATCGCCCAGCTCCGCACTGCTCGCGACCCCGAGGCCGATCCGGAACCCGAACTGCGACCGGCCCGGTCGTCCTCGGCCCCATCGACGCGATCCCGCGCCGTGCCCGAAGTCGGCGGCCTCGTCGAGGCGAGCCTGCGCGAGCAACTGAAGACCTGGCGCACCGCGACCGCCAAGGCCGCCGGGGTGCCCGCCTACGTGGTGTGCAACGACGCGACGCTCTACGACCTGGCCCGGCTCCGCCCCATCGACGACGACGAACTCCTGGCCGTACCCGGCATCGGGCCCGTCAAGGTCGAGAAGTACGGCGCCGACATCCTCGCCATCATCGAGAACGCGCTCGACGCATCCTGA